The following proteins come from a genomic window of Labeo rohita strain BAU-BD-2019 chromosome 25, IGBB_LRoh.1.0, whole genome shotgun sequence:
- the zgc:113426 gene encoding uncharacterized protein zgc:113426 gives MAQSSQQWSHKDTETLIRWRMAHGYLFSGWRNTCRNGWELFIQETKSNLDGNITSQRAKRKWENLKCKYKVLKALAKDVETVKPESWRWFRLMEKAVDGDPTDVDPPKPTLLSNLGDESECAAQPSKKMYQVEMGSDILELLTHSVIEVNTQATVSDGGPSSDTAESVKGRPMDKSPSETQDELHFERAKLRRERQLLEKEHADLDRERVLLEREKAVAEREKTALERDRAQLEKDRAAIDRERASLEQDRARLERDRAALERDRETFTAMALGTNGTGQSEPDSPHAEDRKRLIFLFEKLIERF, from the exons GGTCTCACAAGGACACTGAGACACTGATCAGGTGGCGCATGGCCCATGGCTATTTATTCTCAGGCTGGAGGAACACATGCAGAAATGGCTGGGA ACTGTTCATACAAGAGACAAAATCCAACCTGGATGGAAATATTACTTCTCAAAGAGCAAAACGAAAGTGGGAAAAtttgaaatgcaaatataaG GTTTTAAAAGCTCTTGCGAAGGACGTCGAAACGGTTAAACCCGAATCCTGGCGGTGGTTCAGACTCATGGAGAAGGCTGTAGATGGTGACCCCACTGACGTTGACCCTCCTAAACCGACCCTGCTGTCCAACCTGGGTGATGAGTCTGAATGTGCAGCTCAGCCCAGCAAGAAGATGTATCAAGTAGAAATGGGGAGTGATATTCTAGAATTACTGACACATTCAGTAATCGAGGTCAATACTCAAGCGACAGTATCCGATGGAGGACCCTCATCGGATACAGCCGAAAGCGTGAAAGGGAGACCCATGGATAAAAGCCCTTCAGAGACTCAAGACGAGCTACACTTTGAAAGAGCCAAACTTAGACGAGAACGACAGCTCCTGGAGAAGGAGCACGCAGACCTGGACCGAGAACGAGTGCTGCTGGAGCGCGAGAAGGCCGTCGCAGAAAGGGAGAAAACGGCGTTGGAGAGGGACAGAGCGCAGCTGGAAAAGGACAGAGCTGCGATTGACCGGGAAAGAGCCTCGCTGGAACAGGACAGAGCGAGACTAGAGCGGGACAGAGCGGCTCttgaaagagacagagagacttTCACCGCCATGGCTCTTGGGACAAACGGCACAGGACAGTCTGAACCAGACTCCCCGCATGCCGAGGACAGAAagagattaatatttttgttcgAAAAACTAATCGAGAGGTTTTGA
- the mxh gene encoding LOW QUALITY PROTEIN: interferon-induced GTP-binding protein Mx3 (The sequence of the model RefSeq protein was modified relative to this genomic sequence to represent the inferred CDS: deleted 2 bases in 1 codon) has translation MDSSPEILDFDSSEENGPENSGIFLQQWDAQVRPYIEMIDYMRRIGIERELALPSIAVVGDQSSGKSSVLEALSGVALPRGSGIVTRCPLELKLRKLSNGSTWTAIISYNNVCETFYDPAQVESHVRRAQNMLAGDGVGICDDLISLEITSPDVCDLTLIDLPGITRVPVKGQPEDIGDQIRRLILKFISKKETINLVVVPCNVDVATTEALRMAQGVDPDGSRTLAILTKPDLIDKGAEADVLQVLQGKVVPLKKGYTIVRCRGQSDINENIPLSEATRQEKDFFAKHMHFSYLLEEQRASIPCLATRLTKELVEHIKSSLPSLRDQIHINLSAVRVELKNYADGPPLEPERMGPYLSKKILEFSDQISELCRTGESDSGNLYSLLRPVFKQWECHLSSSKASFRESVKQMTENYDEAHRGRELVTFSDYCVYESMVKKHVGDLKQPALDTLKLIRGIVQKEFRVMCELCFPNYPHLRHIILNHIDDIQSKQESKVEKRIYEYINMEKLVYTQDPIFTQKIVDFKFVESDRSLNPLVDTGENATSPHNCAVFDTRSLTPDKLIIYYEIVYQRLADYIPMVILLFILKEAAVMLRAHAMDLRDGADVVKLLVEDTEAGRKRADLHQRMERLRLAQERISIYL, from the exons ATGGACAGCTCACCAGAAATATTGGATTTTGATTCTTCAGAGGAAAATGG CCCCGAGAACAGTGGAATATTTCTGCAGCAGTGGGATGCACAGGTTCGTCCCTATATTGAGATGATTGACTATATGAGGCGGATCGGCATCGAGAGGGAACTTGCACTGCCGTCCATTGCAGTGGTTGGAGACCAGAGCTCAGGGAAAAGCTCTGTTTTAGAGGCACTATCAGGGGTCGCTCTACCTCGTGGGAGTG GTATTGTCACCCGTTGTCCACTGGAGCTTAAACTCAGGAAACTTAGTAATGGGAGCACTTGGACTGCCATAATCTCCTACAATAATGTGTGTGAGACGTTTTATGATCCCGCACAAGTTGAAAGTCACGTCAGAAGGG CACAGAATATGCTTGCTGGAGATGGAGTAGGAATCTGTGATGATCTCATCAGTTTGGAGATCACATCGCCTGATGTGTGCGACCTCACGCTGATCGATCTGCCTGGAATAACAAGAGTACCTGTGAAAGGGCAACCGGAAGACATTGGAGACCAG ATTCGACGCCTGATATTGAAATTCATTTCCAAAAAAGAAACCATTAATTTGGTTGTTGTTCCCTGCAACGTCGACGTCGCAACCACAGAAGCACTTAGAATGGCTCAGGGTGTCGATCCTGATGGCTCAAGGACTTTAG CAATTCTGACAAAGCCAGACCTGATAGACAAAGGAGCAGAGGCCGACGTCTTACAAGTACTGCAGGGTAAAGTAGTTCCTCTCAAGAAGGGCTACACCATTGTCCGATGTAGAGGCCAGAGTGACATCAATGAAAACATTCCTCTGTCTGAAGCCACAAGACAAGAAAAAGATTTCTTCGCCAAACACATGCACTTCAG TTATCTTCTTGAGGAGCAGAGGGCCTCAATACCCTGCCTGGCCACCAGACTGACTAAAGAGCTGGTCGAACATATCAAG tcttcACTTCCATCTCTAAGAGATCAAATTCATATCAACTTGTCTGCAGTGAGAGTTGAACTTAAGAATTATGCTGATGGTCCTCCTTTAGAACCTGAGCGAATGGGGCCTTATCTCAGCAAG AAAATCTTGGAGTTCAGTGACCAGATAAGCGAGTTGTGTAGAACAGGAGAATCAGACAGTGGGAACCTCTACTCACTCCTTCGACCAGTATTCAAGCAATGGGAATGTCATCTGAGTAGCTCCAAAGCATCAT TCAGAGAGTCCGTAAAACAGATGACAGAAAACTATGATGAGGCCCATCGTGGGAGAGAACTGGTGACCTTCAGTGACTACTGTGTGTATGAATCAATGGTGAAGAAACACGTTGGAGACCTTAAACAACCTGCTTTGGATACTTTGAAGCTCATCCGAG GTATTGTGCAGAAGGAGTTCAGGGTCATGTGTGAGCTGTGTTTCCCAAACTACCCTCATCTGAGACACATAATACTG AACCATATTGACGACATTCAATCAAAGCAAGAAAGCAAGGTGGAGAAGAGAATCTATGAGTACATTAACATGGAGAAACTCGTGTACACACAAGATCCCATTTTTACCCAGAAAATTGTAGACTTCAAGTTTGTGGAAAGTGACAGGAGTTTGAATCCACTTGTT GATACGGGAGAAAACGCGACCTCACCCCACAACTGTGCTGTTTTTGACACCAGGAGCTTGACGCCTGATAAACTGATCATCTACTATGAG ATTGTGTATCAGCGTCTGGCCGACTACATTCCCATGGTTATCCTGCTGTTCATACTGAAGGAAGCTGCCGTGATGCTGCGGGCACATGCTATGGACCTGCGGGATGGAGCTGATGTTGTGAAACTGCTCGTGGAGGACACAGAGGCTGGACGGAAGAGAGCAGACTTACATCAGCGCATGGAAAGACTGCGTCTGGCCCAAGAACGCATCAGTATATACCTCTAA